From Daucus carota subsp. sativus chromosome 6, DH1 v3.0, whole genome shotgun sequence:
TGCAGTGTATGCCAACAAGAGGGgcataataaaaaaacatgcaCTGCTAAAGAAGCTGGAACCTCAGTTGCAGAAAAGGTACATTCATGTTATACTATTTGCTTTGATATATAAGCACTTACTTACATTGTTTTTGAGTAACCAAACTGTTTTTGTTTCACAGAAAACAGATCCAAACCAAGCTGGGAGCACtgcaaacaaaagaaaagactCCAAAGCTGTAGTACAACCACCAGCAGAGGCATCAAAACAACCAACTGCCGCCAACAAAGTCCAGAGAACAGCTGAGGTTGTAAATACAACCAGTCATGGAGGGATCTTCAGAAAATTTAAGCCACCAGCTCAGTCATCTTCTAGACAGTGCTTGGGAGTTGAGCCAATACCAGGGCAGAAGTACACATCTTTAAAGAATTTGCAAGATGCTGGTAAGAAGAAGCAGAAGGAATTGCTGAAGAAAAACTAGGAGCTGCAGATGATGTGTTGTGAGACTTTCTTATAATTATTGTTTTGTGCTTGCTGGGATTTTATTTTTGGAAGGTTGGCACACCAACCTTACCCTTTAACATTGATTCATCTGTAACTGTGGCTGAGATTTTATTTTCTGATGTTAATGCTCCAACTACATTGCTGCAAATGTGATGGTATTATATCTTTCATTGTTGAGTTACAACTGCTGGGTTAGATAGTGAAATTCCATTTTTAGCCTTGCATTTTAACGTCTCCCGTTAGTACTTTAACGGGAGTTGGAGCGTGGGTTGCAGGTTGCTTAAAAATTATAAGCTTTGGGTTGCATAGTGCCAAGATTATAAATAAGTAACCAAATCGAAAAAAGCACTTAAGTTAAGGGTTGCAAACTGTCAATTActcttattttaattatgaacaaTTATAGAAATTGcgatatagtaaatatatatttattaataaataactaatataattacaactaaatattaaacaatatattaatactaaaatacattCGATTTTCACTCAGATAAATCAACAATTTTCGATTAATTCTAAATTAATAGCTCAAACAATTAGGTCCTATCGCTGATTTTTATGACCCTCTCCAAAGTGATAAAAAGTGATGCTACCTAAATGCAATACAATACAAACAAGGTTAATAATTAGAATAAATTGAATAATGTATATACTGATTTCTAAAATTCAGAAGATTATTTCCCCTCTCCCCCTATTTTTTCGAATAAAGTTAAGAACGAGAATTTCTGAAAAGTGTCCATCCACAATattggatatttttacttattaattagtaattagtaaTTTCATAAATCACAATCAAGGTGTTAATCACTCTGTTCAACACACGGGGTCGGGGAGTGGATTACATTAGACCGCATGCATGTGTTCACAGCAATAAAATTGGTAAAATGCCTTGTTTTAGCCGAGGCCGGGGGTCGAACTTGGCTTATATACACACCAGTTAGTGTATGGCTCGTATAATGTATGTCGGCACTCGGCCGCTGTACAAGGCAGGGCACATACACACATAACATGTACATTTAACTGAATATTGAATACTCCTATTAGATCTCTTGTTTAATCTGCCAAAAATGTGCGATTTTGGCTTAGTATAAAAGTATAGATTTGGAATATGTACGCTGAGCGGATCAGGACATCACTGTATAGTGTATGGAGGTCTTACCCGAAGTTTCCTTTGGTTAGACCTCTTTCATTAATATGGCTTAGAGTTCGTTTCAGTTTTGTTTTCTATATGAAATATCTCTTATCTTATGTTTTCTACTCTCtccgttttttattatttgacgttttaACTTTACGCAtgttttttaagtgctttgaccgagtagttaaaaatatttttttttaaattttcttcttttgaataaaatatataatcaaaattttaatttacaaaaaaatcaattaaaaataataatttttacaatCCGGCCAACTCAcctaaagatgtgtgccaaaagtcaaaacgttaaataataaaaaagtcCCAATTGTGAAGACACTGTCGATCTTGTTAATTTTATCTTAGTGAGCTTGATCCTAAGATTTGttattatgtttagttttttCGATGACTTGAAGAAATGTAATTTTTCTCAAGATATCgaaatttattatctaaatattttatgtcaTCTTGAATGtccaataaattaaattataaaatttattgaataaaAAGAGCTCTTTAGTTAATATCTTGTCGAatcttgagatttattctcattttgaaaaataaataaatttatagcaTACATGATACACCCTCCGAAaggaatttttattaaaattattaatataggGTTTGGGCTAAAAGAGTTAATTGATGATGGTCTTGAAATGTGGAGTTGGGACTTTGAGTCTTGCATAAGAGTGAGAAGGTGAGCTGTTTATCTTGATAACAGGACCCCTGTGAAATGTAAAAGATCCATATCATGATGATGAAAGACTAGAATTCTGGCAAAATTTGGTGTTTAAAAACTTGAAATATAAAGGTATTATAAGtgttaaatcaaaaataattttctaattaaggatacatataatttcaataatctACTCttttttattactatattataaattgttttaaatttagATGGACTTCAAGAGATACCTTCGTTGTGACTTGAATTCTGGCTTTTGGTGTTTAAAAacttgaaatataaaattatttgtaattattatacagattaaatcaaaaatatttttattaatgaaaataaatataattttaataatatagtcttttattattcaattataaattattttaaacttagaTAGATTTGAAAAGATACCTGCCATGATTTGTTTTCTCGTTACCTATTTTCTGTTATCACTTATCTTACGTAAACAGTCAAACAAGTAACATTAAGATTGATAAAGACCTATTTTCTGTTATCACTTATCTTACGTAAACAGTCAAACAAGTAACATTAAGATTTGATCAAAAAAAAGTAACATTAAGATTGATAAAGACGCACACAGCTTCGTCAAATATACTGTAACAATAAACAGTTAGAATCAGtgtattacaaaaataaattatacctCTTTTTCTGTTACCTAAACCATACCAAGCAGGAAATAGGTAATAAAcccatcatttattatcatattaaactgacATATTTTATctataacaatataaatataaatattatattattctcaaaattataactaacaaatataattaaaacagtCGGTCGGATCCAACAAGTTTCACCTAATGTCTTCTTCTTACATATCTAATTTAGCCGACGATTGTGACCAACGCGGCTGGAGATGCTCTTCCCTTTACTTTAACATCattaattagtttaatattttctttataaataaaaaaatatataaatttaataaaacataaatgtcataaaattatattttacatacatTCTTAAATAAACATATcaaataacattaaaaaaaataaattaaacaaaaaagtatttatatatacatataatttgagGAAGCACACATAATTCGGTATATAATCCAAATCaacaatatttttaactttacCCTCGTTTTCTTGCAACTTATTTCATTCTTAATCGTTTAAAATTTCTTTCATGTAAACATGAAAACAAAGActaataattatcatttttctATAGATCTCATGTTTCATTAAAATGATATCAAATAAGATTTTACATTCCTATTTTTATTCCATTAAGAGTCACTTAcagatttaataaaaattaacataCGATAATATTGACAATATTTGATAGATTTTTGttaatctaaaaataatatatctatatCAAATCTACTAAATTTTGTATTAGCTTGTTAAACTcctaaaattcataatttgttttttttaaagaaaaaattcataatttgttaaaattaaattaagtagGGGAGTTTATTAAAGATGTCCGTCGGTGAATAGCCGGAACTGTAAAGGGGAAAAGTCGAAAAAGAGCCGCCTTTCTTTTGCCTTTTCTCTGCATTGACCTACCAAAATCTGTTAATAATCCTACTCATACACTGCATTGACCTGCAATCACTTAATCGAACTACTCATACACTAGCTATTGCTGTTGGGAGAGactgggagagagagagaacgagattcgggagagggagagagagagaaaggatGTACGTGGTGCCTCCGCCTAAAACTACATCGGAATTAAACGACGACGGATCCGCCCCCCTCCGTGCTTATCAGGCATGGAAAGGAAGCAATGTAAGTGACCttctgtaaattattaattCTGTTACTGTATGATTGAGCTTTCTGTTGTTTACAATTGGATTTATAGACTCGTTCATATATAGCCTTTTTTGTGTATTAATCAAAAATTGCAACTGACTAGAGTAATATTGAATATCATTTGTAAGCGCAGGCTTATGACTAATGTGTACAAACAAAAATTGTTAAAATGGCTTGTGGTGGATTGTGATTTGTGAATGATCCGATGCGCATTAGGCTTGTAACCTTGGGGCATTACATTAcaactaatttttttcttcCGGAGAAACTTCTACTGTGTTGGTAAATGTCAGGTTGAAAAGTGTAGTTATTACTCGGTTGGTGGGAATTTGGGAGAAATGACATCAGGAGGGGATGTTATGAATTTGTACTGTTTTTGTGGGTAAATACTTAATATCTATGATTTCTATTCCTTCATTCGGTTTGTACCAACTTTAAACTGATTGGGCacttgtttaaaaatttcattccttcactcattccattccctacACCCTATTCTAGAAGtcacaacccccccccccccccccccccccccccccaccacaTGTAGAAGGAATTCCCCATTCTCTCCTATACCCAAtttcttctaaaatctcatcataacaattCTGCACTCatacattttttttccaaaacttccctcctatctataatatattgttttgaaattttactcatttcattacACTCCCCAACCAACACACGACGTAACAGTTTCAATGTTTTATAACTAATTATTAGCGAGAAAGTTAGGCATAAGAGAGAGTGTGGTTAAGACAGCAGTGAAAACAGTTGGATCTTTTGACATTATGTTTGTATAAAGTTTCATTCAAGTTTTGAGGAACAGGTTATGATGCCTtcattataattaatatgttgctaatattttttttggcttGGCATATCAAGCAGTTGACATGTGCACTCaatttgacatgagcttttacTTTCGTACAGGTTTTTCTTCTTCAGGGGAGGTTGATTTTTGGACCAGATATAAGATCAATCTTCCTAACAATATTTCTTATAGCAGTTCCTGCTGGTGTTTTTTGTGGCTTTATTGGCAGAAAACTAATGGATGAATATTCTGATAGTTTTGGAATCTGGATTGTTGTTGTTACTGTGCTGTTCACAATTTATGTGAGTCTTGCTTTGTTCCAAATTTATCCTACCTTCGAAACATTTTATTACTTTGTATTGTGTCTAGTTACAGCTACCTGTACATGGTTTAGCAAATTTTGCTTTAGAATCGCCATTGTGATATTAATATGCTTTCAAATGCCTGGCTTGTAATGTCTTCGGTCAGAAGTCTCTTTAAACTAATTGGTGAAATAATATACAACGCTGAAACTTCTTTGTTTGCTATTAAATACGATACATCCatataaaatgaagctacacatattatttaaatatatcaagAGATTGCTTCACTCAGGCTTGTAAATAACTATGGAAAGCTAGAGGTTCCTTTTATAGTGGCTAAACTCAACTTAAACATAAGCATTTTCTGCAATCCAAGGAGGCTAGTTGAGTACTTACAAATGAGAATGTAACTTGTGGTGCATATTTCTCAATATTAGAAAGATATATTCCGACTGTTTTTTGAAAACCTTGGATGAGGAGATTCTTGtcgaagtttttttttttttttttttatactttGAAGAAATGAATTTGTTTTTTCTGACAAATTACTCATTTGTCTTTAAAGGAAGGACAAAAAATAGACAGGGTGCAgccttatttattttatttttttttaataattattacatTGATTCTTCTCCCAGTCAACTATCCTTCCTTAAGTTTAGATGTTTTGCCAGTTGAGGAAATGGCGGATGGTGTGTATGCCTGGGGGTGTAAGAGGCCACTACATTTTAGACGTTCACCTAGATAGGAAAAGGAGAAAGATGCCTTCTTCTTTTTGGCTTGTTAGATCTGGCCTGATATCTTAGCTTACTTTAAAGATGATTATGTGTATGGATAGAGATTAGAGGCTTATAGCTTCTTGGCATATGATAATGTTTGAGATAACGTGCGTGGTAAGTTGGAATTTCGACTGACGATCAATTCTAATACATAGTCTGTTAGGTGTTTCAAACTGCTGTTTGGGATTTCTTGTCCATAGCCTATCAAGTCTGCATATATCTAAATTTCTTGTTCATATATGTTTATGAAACCAACTTTGTCATTTTAGTTTAAAGGTACGAGGGCATTAAATCCCATATGTATATTTAGTACACCAACTTCATTTTTGAGTGCCAACTGATTGTATAATTTCCCAGTCTTTCAGTCTcctatatgtaatattaatattttgatttgagATTCAGAATACTGAAGGAGTATTCTGAAAATATTTcatgaattttttaattaacttGTTCATACCTTCTTTCTTTAGCATTTTCTTATGATATCTACTATGCTGAGCATGTGGTAACAAATGATATGGAATGTAGTAATAGATTCTATTTTCCCCAAATACAAGATATGAACAAAATTATAttgcaacaaaaaaaacaacttgtaagctttaaaaaaattatattgtagTACTGGAATTTGACAGAACATGCTATTGCTTCTTAGGTGCTGGTGCTTCTTCTACTTACTTCTGGAAGAGATCCTGGTATTGTTCCTCGCAATGCACACCCTCCGGAGCCAGAAAACTATGATGGGACCAACGTGGTTGGGGGTGGACAAACTCCAGGACTACGTTTGCCTCGCATTAAAGATGTAGTTGTCAACGGTATAACTGTGAAAGTCAAATATTGTGATACCTGCATGCTTTATAGACCTCCTCGGTGTTCACATTGCTCAATATGCAACAACTGCGTGGAGCGGTTTGACCATCACTGCCCTTGGGTTGGACAATGTATTGGATTGGTAAGTTTTCTTACTATTCTTACCGGTACATAGGTTTTCTTTCTTGTTGACTAAAATTCTAAACCTGTCGGtaactaatacatatatataatgccACTCCTTAATTAGTTTTTGTGGCCCTACCATCTCCTATTTTCCTGACTATTCCTTAATGGGCAGatgatttatttgttttaaactaTATGCGATATAGCTATAACGAGTTGTGTTCAGGACCGCTTCACTAAATAAAATCTGTGCTAGACTGCTAGTTTATTCGGAGAAAAAGGTGCCTTGTAATACACATATAAAATTCCTAAGCTTATACTACCAAAAGTATTCTAATATTGTTCAGATCTCTTTCTCTTATATTAAAAGTTAAGGGGCTTGTCTGAGTGAGATAATTTTTTGGTCCCTTCACCACCATGTGCATTCTGCCCATTTAATGGTGGAATGTTTGTGGATGCTTAATATGCAGTTCCACCTATTCATCTATTGATTTTAATATGATGACAGTTGACAGACAGGGGCATTTAAAGCTTTTCCCAGTTTCTAAAGATCTTCATCTTATAGTTTCTTACTTAGTTACCCGTAGGAGTTAGGACTGTGAGTCACCCGCCTTAAGTAGTTCCTCATGTcaagtttaattaatttaacaaggTTCAGACCTCTTTTAATATTTACCTCATCCTTTTTCGCTACTATCTTTTTGAAAGTATGGAACTTACCCAGAAGCATCATGCCTTAATTCTATATTTTTCCTCCTTTATTGTTACTTATGTACTCTGGTATATGATTCTTACTCAGTTTTGTGGAGGTTACCTAGCTGTAGTCTTGACCCTTCTATCTGCCTCTCCATCATGGGCCTGCAGTGATGATTCAGTTATATGGAATCTTAAAACATGCATTACATATCTCagttgaaataaaatatatatccacCCTGTGTCTGACAATGATGATCTTTCCCTCTTCTGCATGCAGCGGAACTACCGTTTCTTCTTCATGTTTGTCTCTTCAGCAACGCTGCTTTGCGTGTATGTCTTTGGTATTTGTTGGGTCTTCATTTTAAGAGTGAAGGATAGGGAGAATACATCCATCTGGAAGGCAATGACTAATTACCCTGCATCCATTGTGTTAATAATATACACATTCATTGCAGTCTGGTTTGTTGGGGGTCTTACAGTTTTCCATCTTTATCTAATCAGTACAAACCAGGTAAAGATAGTTACAGTTTCATATCTTGATCTCCATACTAACCTTGgatatagaaataaattttacaaGTAATGTCAATTTAAACGATGTGTTTATTTTTTCTGCAGTCAACCTATGAAAATTTTAGATACCGATATGATCGACGAGACAATCCATATAACAGAGGGATTGTTGAGAACTTCAAGGAGGTATTTTTTACTAGCATTCCTGTATCTAAGAACAAATTTAGGGCGAAAGTGCAGAAAGAGCCTGGTATCCCACCTAGGTCACTCAGTGTAGGTTTCGTTAGCCCAAACTTAGAGAAAACCATGGGAGATGTAGAAGCAGGGAGGAAACCAGTTTGGGATGACACCGCAACAGGGCCAAGTGAAATCGAAAGAGAACTCAGTAATAATGATGGTGTGAATAGGGGAGGTGCAGAGGCCTCACAGGACTTGAGCAGAATAATTGACGTGGAAGGAACAGAAGGCCGAAGCATTCTACATCCTAGACGATCTAGTTGGGGAAGGAGAAGTGGAACTCTAAATATTCCACCTGATGTAGTTGCTATGGCATCCGGGGAATCAAATCGAGTGACTGACAGTAAAGACAAGAACTTGACAGGAGGGGACTGGCAATGACGAACCAGTCACAAGCTATAGAATCACCAGGTAGAAAAAGGCCCAATAGCAGTGGGCAAAGATCAAAaactagaatttttttttttaatgattgagTAGGCTATGGTGAGATTGAACCTAGGGTGTGCTGTTTTGTGTATATTTCTTTTTCATGGTGCTTGGAGCAATTACTTTCTTTTTTGCAAATGAAATTAATGTCTGcgacattaatttattttattagaaattgtAATATATGGAAATTAATATTGTAAAATGATTAGATGGTCGCATATTTCTGCTTCAACTATACCATAAACTCTTAAGCACTCAACTGTTCTAGAGAAAGGGTTTCAACTTTAATCAAGTCGGAACATCTGATCTGTAGTTGGAATGTTGGAGCAATTTGAACTCGCCCATGCCGGGCGCGGGCCTATGTGGCTGTTTCTTAGGGTAGAATTTTGTtggacaaaataaaataaataagtgatcATAGATTTTGGAAGAGCCAAATTctgttgtttttttaaaaacaaacgtAGACATAAGATTACCTCAAGAATATTTATATGAGATAAGTTGGTttaagttttaatatatatgtatattattgttTGGAGTTTCCATCTTTATAATCCCTATGTCCTATACAGTTTTTTTTCTTCTCCCAACACAGTATTTTAAGatgcatataaaacataattttatactgTATACGTCTTCTTATA
This genomic window contains:
- the LOC108224449 gene encoding probable protein S-acyltransferase 7; protein product: MYVVPPPKTTSELNDDGSAPLRAYQAWKGSNVFLLQGRLIFGPDIRSIFLTIFLIAVPAGVFCGFIGRKLMDEYSDSFGIWIVVVTVLFTIYVLVLLLLTSGRDPGIVPRNAHPPEPENYDGTNVVGGGQTPGLRLPRIKDVVVNGITVKVKYCDTCMLYRPPRCSHCSICNNCVERFDHHCPWVGQCIGLRNYRFFFMFVSSATLLCVYVFGICWVFILRVKDRENTSIWKAMTNYPASIVLIIYTFIAVWFVGGLTVFHLYLISTNQSTYENFRYRYDRRDNPYNRGIVENFKEVFFTSIPVSKNKFRAKVQKEPGIPPRSLSVGFVSPNLEKTMGDVEAGRKPVWDDTATGPSEIERELSNNDGVNRGGAEASQDLSRIIDVEGTEGRSILHPRRSSWGRRSGTLNIPPDVVAMASGESNRVTDSKDKNLTGGDWQ